One stretch of Eggerthella lenta DSM 2243 DNA includes these proteins:
- a CDS encoding FAD-dependent oxidoreductase → MEQFDAAIIGFGTAGLALGGALADDGQNIVVVEQSDTMYGGACVNNACIPTKALVESARLTAAVGGSIVEREERYTAAVDDMKELRSASRERNYRALADRENVDVIDGRASFANATHLTVATASGTRSIEAKRIFIDTGSLPKLPSIPGIDSPRVFVSSSLIELPTLPRQLVIIGGGYVGLEFASFYTDFGAQVTILQNSDAILAHEDPETAEAVRRSLEDRGVTIVYDAHVTHIDDEHDQVLVFAQVNGEEKRYPGHAVLVAVGRTPNTTGLNLEAAGIELNDRGGIKVDEHLRTTADNVWAMGDVTGGMQFTYIAYDDFRIVASDLLGDGSRTTKNRGAIPYCTFVHPPFARVGMTADEARKAGYSVQVYKLPAEKISQARILQDPVGLMKAVVDANSGVLLGMDLFCEDAQELVNTVKLVMDARIPASVLQSAVFTHPSMTEAFNNLFLPQNMQE, encoded by the coding sequence ATGGAACAGTTCGACGCAGCGATCATCGGGTTCGGAACGGCGGGCCTCGCCCTGGGCGGTGCGCTTGCCGACGATGGCCAGAACATCGTAGTCGTGGAGCAGTCCGACACCATGTACGGCGGCGCCTGCGTGAACAACGCATGCATCCCCACGAAGGCACTCGTGGAATCGGCACGACTGACCGCGGCCGTAGGCGGCTCTATCGTTGAACGCGAGGAGCGCTACACCGCGGCCGTCGACGACATGAAAGAACTGCGCTCCGCCTCGCGCGAACGCAACTACCGCGCGCTGGCCGATCGCGAGAACGTCGACGTCATCGACGGCCGCGCATCGTTCGCGAACGCCACGCACCTGACGGTGGCCACCGCGTCGGGCACGCGCAGCATCGAGGCGAAGCGCATCTTCATCGACACCGGCTCGCTGCCGAAGCTGCCTTCCATCCCCGGCATAGACAGCCCGCGCGTGTTCGTCAGCAGCTCGCTCATCGAGCTGCCCACCCTGCCGCGCCAGCTCGTCATCATCGGCGGCGGCTACGTCGGCCTCGAGTTCGCCTCGTTCTACACCGACTTCGGCGCACAGGTGACCATCCTACAAAACAGCGACGCCATCCTCGCCCACGAGGATCCCGAGACGGCCGAAGCCGTGCGGAGGAGCCTCGAAGACCGCGGCGTCACCATCGTGTACGACGCGCACGTGACGCACATCGACGACGAGCACGACCAGGTGCTGGTGTTCGCCCAGGTGAACGGCGAGGAGAAGCGCTATCCCGGCCATGCCGTGCTGGTCGCGGTCGGCCGCACCCCGAACACGACCGGCCTCAACCTGGAAGCCGCCGGCATCGAGCTGAACGACCGCGGCGGAATCAAGGTGGACGAGCACCTGCGCACCACGGCCGACAATGTCTGGGCCATGGGCGACGTGACGGGCGGCATGCAATTCACCTACATCGCCTACGACGACTTCCGCATCGTCGCATCCGACCTGCTGGGCGACGGATCGCGCACGACGAAGAACCGCGGCGCCATCCCTTATTGCACGTTCGTGCACCCGCCGTTCGCGCGCGTCGGCATGACCGCGGACGAGGCGCGCAAAGCCGGCTATTCCGTACAGGTATACAAACTGCCCGCTGAAAAAATCTCGCAAGCGCGCATCCTGCAAGACCCGGTGGGTCTGATGAAGGCCGTGGTAGACGCGAACTCAGGAGTGCTGCTGGGCATGGATCTGTTCTGCGAAGATGCGCAGGAGCTGGTGAACACCGTGAAACTGGTCATGGATGCACGCATTCCCGCCTCCGTGCTGCAGAGCGCCGTATTCACGCACCCGTCCATGACCGAGGCGTTCAACAACCTGTTCCTGCCTCAGAACATGCAGGAGTAG
- a CDS encoding 2-hydroxyacyl-CoA dehydratase gives MAPETKRDAVNPLHTDGDREVRGARVVVGTRRGPFKLLPSLPKKPRAKRERHARTRVAFFRYSYYDIAFKFFVEHVLDADFVALPKPTKRTIELGSRHSSDMVCAPFKHILGDYIEALELGADVLVQFAGPCRLGYYGELQQSIMRDLGYEFDMLNFAMLTGKPLTEYISVCKKKVNPDLSVPHGVRNMLAVFKMIEHLDEVNDFYLANAGFEAEPGSFERAREAYFADMRAATNEREIAEAQRKGLDALRALPQHRPARPLRVGIVGEYFTAADPASNLDLERKFLDMGVELHRALNMTNRNLRYNEKNLRAGISEYVQYDMGPTSSMTIAAARKYAQEGFDGIVHLKSSGCTPEVDCMPVLQRISRDTGVPVLYLSYDSQTSDTGLDTRLEAFYDMIAMKKEKTAR, from the coding sequence TTGGCGCCTGAGACGAAACGCGACGCGGTGAACCCGCTGCACACCGACGGCGACCGCGAGGTGCGCGGCGCCCGCGTGGTGGTGGGCACGCGGCGCGGCCCGTTCAAGCTGCTGCCCTCGCTGCCGAAGAAGCCGCGCGCCAAGCGCGAACGCCACGCCCGCACGCGCGTGGCGTTCTTCCGCTACAGCTACTACGACATCGCGTTCAAATTCTTCGTCGAACACGTGCTGGACGCCGATTTCGTCGCACTGCCGAAGCCCACGAAGCGCACCATCGAGCTGGGCTCGCGCCACTCCAGCGACATGGTGTGCGCGCCGTTCAAGCACATCCTGGGCGACTACATCGAGGCGCTGGAGCTGGGCGCCGACGTGCTGGTGCAGTTCGCCGGGCCCTGCCGCCTGGGGTATTACGGCGAGCTGCAGCAATCCATCATGCGCGATCTGGGCTACGAGTTCGACATGCTGAACTTCGCCATGCTCACCGGCAAGCCCCTGACCGAGTACATCTCGGTATGCAAGAAGAAGGTGAACCCAGACCTGTCGGTGCCGCATGGCGTGCGTAACATGCTGGCCGTGTTTAAAATGATCGAGCACCTGGACGAAGTGAACGATTTCTACCTGGCGAACGCCGGGTTCGAAGCCGAGCCCGGGTCGTTCGAGCGCGCGCGGGAGGCGTACTTCGCCGACATGCGCGCGGCCACGAACGAGCGCGAGATCGCCGAAGCGCAGCGGAAGGGCCTCGATGCGTTGCGCGCGCTGCCGCAGCATCGCCCCGCCCGCCCCTTGCGCGTGGGCATCGTGGGCGAGTACTTCACCGCAGCCGACCCAGCCAGCAACCTTGATCTGGAGCGCAAGTTCCTGGACATGGGCGTGGAACTGCACCGAGCGCTGAACATGACGAACCGCAACCTGCGCTACAACGAGAAGAACCTGCGCGCCGGCATCTCGGAGTACGTGCAGTACGACATGGGCCCCACGTCCAGCATGACCATCGCGGCCGCGCGCAAGTACGCGCAGGAAGGGTTCGACGGCATCGTGCACCTCAAGTCGTCGGGCTGCACGCCCGAGGTCGACTGCATGCCCGTGCTGCAGCGCATCAGCCGCGACACCGGCGTGCCCGTGCTGTACCTCAGCTACGACTCGCAGACCAGCGACACCGGTTTGGACACGCGCCTCGAAGCGTTCTACGACA
- a CDS encoding rhodanese-like domain-containing protein, whose translation MNSRMRKHAALAVVTLAAAGALTLAACAETPAASSDAPAIQNQSKSEESMTNERNGGYATISEDEAVAMMSENSATLVDVRTAREYADGHIPGAINIPVETIGSVKPAGLQGVDENASIIVYCRTGVRSEHASNMLLNLGYKHVFDLGGIVDWNGEKVAGTEPGSFAGDAQ comes from the coding sequence ATGAATAGCCGTATGAGAAAACACGCGGCGCTGGCCGTCGTCACGCTGGCCGCAGCCGGAGCGCTCACCCTGGCGGCATGCGCGGAAACGCCCGCCGCATCATCCGACGCGCCCGCAATTCAAAACCAAAGCAAAAGCGAGGAATCCATGACAAACGAACGCAACGGCGGGTACGCCACAATTTCCGAGGACGAGGCGGTTGCCATGATGAGCGAAAACTCCGCAACCCTTGTAGACGTCCGCACCGCACGCGAATATGCTGACGGGCACATCCCCGGAGCCATCAACATACCCGTCGAAACCATCGGCTCCGTCAAACCCGCCGGCCTTCAAGGCGTGGACGAAAACGCCTCCATCATCGTCTACTGCCGGACCGGCGTGCGCAGCGAACACGCTTCGAACATGCTTCTCAACCTGGGTTACAAGCACGTGTTCGACCTGGGCGGCATCGTCGACTGGAACGGCGAAAAGGTGGCCGGAACCGAGCCAGGCAGCTTCGCAGGCGACGCGCAGTAG
- a CDS encoding LysR family transcriptional regulator — MRSEALFSRVLCSGTAVQKIVERGASRMQRPRSAVESQKGSARDRFEVDFLNIKQVRYFVAVFQSGSLSAAAKEQYVTVQAVSKAIADLERELKNELFVRESRGVHPTLFGKAFYVKAEPVLRSFDELEAFAHRRRSAESPLLRLGLCASPLYGYEQACASIASFVYKNSGIETSIRLEAGLRGFGALQAGHLDALIVVGACRHPDMDCLNLGKVMLGVIMSYRHPLAQHQTVSLDDIKPYPVSISEDFDRFNDSVAEFYRERGVDILVSATTAAQFERYLTRENGLALTVGVPALGQFNPLTELKPMAAKDSVSVPICLVSLKGRKAPAYAGFERWMTNELAVKGGDPVRRFVSTTASTPACSEAGTGC; from the coding sequence GTGCGATCAGAGGCGCTCTTCTCGCGCGTTTTGTGCTCAGGAACTGCTGTTCAAAAGATAGTTGAACGGGGCGCGTCTCGGATGCAACGACCTAGGAGCGCGGTAGAATCTCAAAAAGGATCGGCGCGCGATAGGTTCGAGGTAGACTTTTTGAATATCAAGCAAGTAAGATACTTCGTCGCTGTGTTCCAGAGCGGCAGCTTGTCAGCGGCCGCAAAGGAGCAGTACGTAACCGTCCAAGCGGTCTCGAAGGCTATCGCTGATCTGGAGCGAGAACTGAAGAACGAGCTGTTCGTGCGCGAAAGCCGCGGCGTGCATCCCACCCTGTTCGGAAAGGCCTTCTACGTCAAAGCCGAGCCGGTGCTGAGAAGCTTCGACGAGTTGGAGGCGTTTGCGCACAGACGACGCTCTGCCGAATCTCCGTTGTTGCGGTTGGGGCTGTGCGCGTCTCCGCTCTATGGATACGAGCAAGCATGCGCCAGCATTGCATCGTTCGTCTACAAGAACTCGGGCATCGAAACCTCTATACGGCTTGAGGCGGGGCTTCGCGGCTTCGGGGCGCTGCAGGCGGGACACCTGGATGCGCTTATCGTGGTTGGCGCATGCCGTCACCCCGATATGGATTGCCTGAATCTCGGCAAGGTGATGCTGGGCGTGATTATGTCGTATCGGCACCCCTTGGCGCAGCATCAAACTGTCAGCTTGGACGATATAAAGCCGTACCCCGTCTCCATATCGGAAGACTTCGACCGCTTCAACGATTCCGTTGCGGAGTTCTATCGTGAGCGCGGGGTCGATATTCTCGTCAGCGCGACTACTGCCGCGCAGTTCGAGCGCTATCTGACGCGAGAGAACGGGTTGGCGCTCACCGTTGGCGTTCCTGCGCTCGGTCAGTTCAACCCCCTCACCGAGTTGAAACCCATGGCGGCCAAGGATTCCGTTTCCGTGCCTATCTGCCTCGTCAGCCTCAAAGGACGCAAGGCGCCCGCCTATGCGGGCTTCGAGCGCTGGATGACGAACGAGCTTGCCGTCAAAGGCGGCGATCCGGTCAGGAGGTTCGTGTCCACGACGGCTTCTACTCCTGCATGTTCTGAGGCAGGAACAGGTTGTTGA
- a CDS encoding MDR family MFS transporter: MEGIDRTALAPADAARVHESDEPETTPLTSTVDDAERAAAFDAPSTAARSGHVSASATSDAARDAAARTRAHELAAASARQGGVPASEPKPEHSRGVAAVFAGLLLAMFASTLSETVTATALPTIVGDLGGVDHMQWVTTAYILASTVMMPIYGKLGDLFGRKYLFIIALSIFIVGSATCGLAPSMDGLIAGRAVEGLGGGGLIILAQATIADIIPPRQRGKYMGLMGSVFAVSTVVGPLLGGWFVQVTGWRWLFAFNIPLALLAIAAVAFFLTKPVRRDDRPPIDIGGMMAMAVSVSSLVLATAWGGTLFPWISPQIFALFALFFVAAVAFVLVERKAKEPIIPMLLFKNRNFVVCTVTGMFIMLGMMGTISYLPTYFQIVEGLAPEQAGLMTVPMMAGVLITAVGTGFLATKTGRYKWMPIASCAVTAVGFVLLSQLTVGTPLVVTGVFLFVLGFGIGLGQQILVLIVQNEFPHAIVGTATAANNFFRQIGSTLGASLVGALFTSRLTADLAAKLPHVDNINMNRITPDFVQHLDSGTRAIITSAYSDALVPIFLYVVPLLVVGFVLMLTLKEHPLATKVNHTGHPGDTV; the protein is encoded by the coding sequence ATGGAAGGCATAGACCGGACGGCGCTCGCGCCCGCGGACGCGGCGCGCGTGCACGAAAGCGACGAACCCGAAACCACCCCGCTGACCTCGACCGTCGACGATGCCGAGCGCGCGGCGGCCTTTGATGCGCCTTCGACCGCAGCACGCTCCGGCCATGTCTCGGCCTCGGCCACGTCCGACGCGGCCCGCGACGCGGCGGCGCGCACCCGCGCGCACGAGCTTGCCGCAGCGTCGGCGCGGCAGGGCGGCGTGCCCGCGAGCGAGCCCAAACCCGAGCATTCGCGCGGCGTGGCCGCCGTGTTCGCTGGCTTGCTGCTGGCCATGTTCGCCAGCACGCTGTCCGAGACGGTGACGGCCACCGCGCTTCCCACCATCGTGGGCGATCTGGGCGGCGTCGACCATATGCAGTGGGTGACCACGGCGTACATCCTGGCGTCCACCGTCATGATGCCAATCTACGGCAAGCTGGGCGACCTGTTCGGCCGCAAATACCTGTTCATCATCGCGCTGTCCATCTTCATCGTGGGGTCGGCCACGTGCGGGCTCGCGCCCAGCATGGACGGCCTCATCGCGGGCCGCGCCGTGGAGGGGCTCGGCGGAGGCGGCCTTATCATCCTGGCGCAAGCTACCATCGCCGACATCATCCCGCCGCGTCAGCGAGGGAAGTACATGGGCCTCATGGGCTCGGTGTTCGCGGTGTCCACGGTGGTGGGGCCGCTGTTGGGCGGCTGGTTCGTGCAGGTGACGGGGTGGCGCTGGCTGTTCGCGTTCAACATCCCGCTGGCGCTGCTGGCCATCGCGGCCGTGGCGTTCTTCCTGACGAAGCCCGTGCGGCGCGACGACCGCCCGCCTATCGACATCGGCGGCATGATGGCCATGGCCGTGTCGGTGTCGTCGCTGGTGCTGGCCACGGCGTGGGGCGGCACGCTGTTTCCGTGGATCTCGCCGCAGATATTCGCGCTGTTCGCGCTGTTCTTCGTGGCGGCGGTTGCGTTCGTACTGGTGGAACGCAAGGCGAAGGAGCCCATCATCCCCATGCTGCTGTTCAAGAACCGCAACTTCGTGGTGTGCACGGTCACCGGAATGTTCATCATGCTGGGCATGATGGGAACCATATCGTACCTGCCCACGTACTTCCAGATCGTCGAGGGGCTGGCGCCCGAGCAGGCGGGTCTCATGACGGTGCCGATGATGGCGGGCGTGCTGATCACGGCGGTGGGCACGGGCTTCCTCGCCACGAAAACGGGCCGCTACAAGTGGATGCCCATCGCGTCGTGCGCCGTGACGGCCGTGGGGTTCGTGCTGCTGTCGCAGCTGACCGTGGGCACGCCGCTGGTGGTGACGGGCGTGTTCCTGTTCGTGCTGGGCTTCGGCATCGGTCTGGGCCAGCAGATCCTCGTGCTCATCGTGCAGAACGAGTTCCCGCACGCCATCGTGGGCACGGCGACGGCGGCGAACAACTTCTTCCGGCAGATCGGCTCCACGCTGGGCGCGTCGCTGGTGGGCGCGCTGTTCACGTCGCGCCTGACTGCCGACTTGGCCGCCAAGCTGCCGCACGTGGACAACATCAACATGAACCGCATCACGCCCGATTTCGTGCAGCACCTCGACAGCGGCACGCGCGCCATCATCACCTCGGCGTACAGCGACGCGCTCGTGCCTATCTTCCTGTACGTGGTGCCGTTGCTAGTGGTGGGCTTCGTGCTGATGCTCACGCTCAAGGAGCACCCGTTGGCCACGAAGGTGAACCACACCGGCCACCCTGGCGACACGGTGTAG
- a CDS encoding universal stress protein has product MAVNKLLVAFDESEGADRALAMAASLAAVNPEAHVDVVYVVPIPLLDETQMANFKDILDMMISDGEDLLAEAEQKMGEDVAARTDSLLLTGTNPATEIVKLIGQRDYDLLIVGNRGLSGLKEYMGSVSHKLLHASPIPVLIAK; this is encoded by the coding sequence ATGGCCGTTAACAAGTTGCTCGTGGCGTTCGACGAATCCGAGGGTGCCGACCGCGCGCTCGCCATGGCCGCCAGCCTGGCTGCAGTGAATCCCGAGGCGCATGTGGACGTCGTGTACGTGGTGCCTATCCCGCTGCTCGACGAAACGCAGATGGCGAACTTCAAGGACATTCTCGACATGATGATCTCCGACGGCGAGGATCTGCTGGCCGAGGCCGAGCAGAAGATGGGCGAGGACGTTGCCGCGCGCACCGACTCGCTGCTGCTAACCGGCACGAATCCGGCCACCGAGATTGTCAAGCTGATCGGCCAGCGCGACTACGACCTGCTGATTGTGGGCAACCGTGGCCTGAGCGGGCTCAAGGAGTACATGGGCAGCGTCAGCCACAAGCTGTTGCACGCATCGCCCATCCCCGTGCTGATCGCGAAATAA
- a CDS encoding acyl-CoA dehydratase activase-related protein: MASPGFPLRAAADGPRRIGMPRALLHYRYGTLWTTFFEALGCDVVLSDPTDRSTVAHGDALSNDECCLASKIYLGHVASLVDSDACDAVFVPSIANVGRRRGFCTKFQALPDLVANTFADQRIEVLSCLVNEVDEHKSMKDALIELATQRYTGPREAKRAWKAAARAQEQAERAATLRQTRALSQLEAARAAARRPEDAPLAILLAAHPYLAHDAFMGGALTDLLESMNAVVLFADEADRERSLQASFDFSDTLPWIVNREIIGAITQLHHRVDGIVLVSAFPCGPDSMTDDAIVRCIQGKPVLNLTIDAQSGTAGLETRVESFIDILRYQKKGGYVGA; encoded by the coding sequence ATGGCATCACCCGGGTTCCCCCTCCGCGCCGCCGCCGACGGCCCGCGCCGCATCGGCATGCCGCGCGCGCTGTTGCACTACCGCTACGGCACGCTGTGGACGACGTTCTTCGAGGCGCTGGGCTGCGACGTCGTGCTCAGCGACCCCACCGACCGCTCCACCGTGGCGCACGGGGACGCGCTGTCGAACGACGAGTGCTGCCTGGCCTCGAAGATCTACCTGGGACACGTGGCCTCGCTGGTGGATTCGGACGCGTGCGATGCCGTGTTCGTGCCCAGCATCGCCAACGTGGGACGACGGCGCGGGTTCTGCACGAAGTTCCAGGCGCTGCCCGACCTCGTGGCCAATACCTTCGCCGACCAGCGCATCGAAGTACTGTCGTGCCTGGTGAACGAGGTGGATGAACACAAAAGCATGAAAGACGCGCTCATCGAGCTGGCCACGCAGCGCTACACGGGCCCGCGCGAGGCGAAGCGCGCCTGGAAAGCGGCCGCCCGCGCGCAGGAGCAGGCCGAACGCGCCGCGACGTTGCGGCAAACGCGCGCCCTGTCCCAGCTGGAAGCCGCGCGGGCGGCGGCGCGGCGCCCCGAGGACGCACCGCTTGCCATCCTGCTGGCAGCGCACCCCTACCTCGCGCACGATGCGTTCATGGGCGGCGCGCTGACGGACCTGCTGGAAAGCATGAACGCCGTGGTGCTGTTCGCCGACGAGGCCGACCGTGAGCGCTCGCTGCAGGCCAGCTTCGACTTCTCCGACACGCTGCCGTGGATCGTGAACCGCGAGATCATCGGCGCCATCACGCAGCTGCACCACCGCGTGGACGGCATCGTGCTGGTCAGCGCGTTCCCCTGCGGGCCCGACTCCATGACCGACGACGCCATCGTGCGCTGCATCCAGGGCAAGCCGGTGCTCAACCTCACCATCGACGCGCAAAGCGGCACCGCCGGGTTGGAGACGCGCGTCGAGAGCTTCATCGACATCCTGCGCTACCAGAAGAAAGGGGGCTACGTTGGCGCCTGA
- a CDS encoding helix-turn-helix transcriptional regulator — protein MQHETKPESAGAKRTLAGSAVGYGIVCGLTFPLMISSTFLQEMSLSHGAGDAFGALFFLAYALTMAGTALAYALRRKPTRRARIVSAFAAAFLGNALMFARLVGLIEGGWPYAIAASSLIGYGLATAELAWMARITSLHERGQVSLARTVPLSFLCGGAVAAVIFVASGTFELLFALAIIVVSALPLARTAPMDATARRVSLAQGGAGDFVKAVSYLAVFSFVFGAVSQVATVVEEPVPIAAQAVLDILLAAGIMLAYVVRKKHALSVGDLYDILFPIVAVALIALPFITSPIVHVIAAVLVFVAFYLSGMNVRIAVCLLGERDHVSMWVYLSVALGASALLILGGVAFGAAVIAQDVLVTGLALISLVSLFVLALNPIVAKRLETRRAQKEAPSSSPVPETSDVRTMQVDLLRSFAAAHALTARETDVLILLCQGRTRTYIADELGLSPNTIKGYIHNVYQKSSAVDKQDLLDRVELHAEGRPLSS, from the coding sequence ATGCAGCACGAAACCAAGCCGGAATCCGCGGGCGCGAAACGCACGCTCGCGGGCAGCGCCGTGGGATACGGCATCGTGTGCGGGCTGACGTTCCCCCTCATGATCTCCAGCACGTTCCTTCAGGAGATGAGCCTGTCGCACGGGGCGGGCGATGCGTTCGGCGCACTGTTCTTCCTCGCGTACGCGCTGACGATGGCCGGCACCGCGCTGGCCTACGCTCTGCGCCGCAAGCCCACGCGCCGCGCGCGCATCGTCAGCGCCTTCGCCGCAGCCTTCCTGGGCAACGCCCTCATGTTCGCGCGGCTGGTGGGGCTCATCGAGGGCGGCTGGCCGTACGCCATCGCCGCCTCGAGCCTGATCGGCTACGGATTGGCCACCGCCGAGCTTGCATGGATGGCGCGCATCACCAGCCTACACGAGCGCGGCCAGGTGTCGCTTGCGCGCACCGTGCCGCTGTCGTTTCTGTGCGGCGGGGCGGTGGCGGCCGTCATCTTCGTCGCATCGGGCACCTTCGAGCTGCTGTTCGCGCTGGCCATCATCGTGGTTTCGGCGTTGCCGCTTGCGCGCACGGCACCGATGGATGCAACGGCGCGGCGCGTCAGCCTCGCGCAGGGCGGCGCGGGCGACTTCGTGAAAGCGGTGTCGTACCTGGCGGTGTTCTCGTTCGTGTTCGGCGCGGTGAGCCAGGTGGCAACCGTGGTCGAGGAGCCCGTGCCCATCGCCGCGCAGGCCGTGCTGGACATCTTGCTGGCAGCCGGCATCATGCTGGCGTACGTGGTGCGCAAGAAGCACGCGTTGTCGGTGGGCGATTTGTACGACATCCTGTTCCCCATCGTGGCCGTGGCGCTGATCGCGCTGCCGTTCATCACTTCGCCCATCGTGCACGTGATTGCGGCGGTGCTCGTGTTCGTGGCGTTCTACCTGTCGGGCATGAACGTTCGCATCGCCGTGTGCCTGCTGGGCGAACGCGACCACGTATCAATGTGGGTGTACCTGAGCGTTGCGCTGGGGGCGTCGGCGCTGCTGATCCTCGGAGGCGTCGCGTTCGGCGCGGCGGTGATCGCGCAGGATGTGCTGGTGACGGGACTCGCGCTCATCTCACTTGTGTCGCTGTTCGTGCTGGCGCTCAACCCCATCGTGGCGAAGCGGCTGGAAACCCGACGCGCGCAGAAGGAAGCGCCGTCGTCGTCGCCTGTACCCGAGACGAGCGACGTGCGCACGATGCAAGTCGATCTGCTGCGCTCGTTCGCCGCCGCCCATGCCCTCACCGCCCGTGAAACCGACGTGCTGATCCTGTTGTGCCAAGGCCGCACGCGCACGTACATCGCCGACGAGCTGGGGCTGTCGCCGAACACCATCAAGGGCTACATCCACAACGTGTACCAGAAGAGCAGCGCCGTCGACAAGCAAGACCTCCTCGACCGCGTCGAGCTCCACGCGGAGGGACGCCCGCTGTCGTCCTGA
- a CDS encoding FAD-dependent oxidoreductase, translating into MSTEGKNIASAGVSRRSFLMGLGATAAVVAGSGLAGCAPQSTAAPASAESGSDAASANNTSSATGAQKPDTIQAAAETPAEKQETKDVDFVIVGSGVAGMSAAVEASRAGAKVVVLEKHNVTGGDSSICSGNFYCCGAKKQDELGYTDYGTPEEVAQFFFDQSDGDANMDICRLVAEGGGAAMDWLVELGCDFDKKPGDNVSDRSMLSTTSGKGIVDNLIAEAEKNGVEIMMETRAIEVLMDGGKAAGVKARQGKTEYTINAKAVMLASGGFDGQDWAKELYAPGAVGWHTFSSPSNTGDGIELAKQAGAMTLLKGGLSQIHLVGREPLPLNDELSALRMVNTGVFVTDLGYRCANESMTSQFDYFTPFVESGRKEFTIICDSQQPDKRMELIKKGVEKGVVDTADTIEELAEAAGLPSYPLMKTIERYNELCEAGEDADFHKKPEDLQAIEKAPFYAIQITPNTNDSFGQLAISTKAEVLDADRKPVPGLYAGGTLGNAELFYMRYAVSGSSMCMGTVTGRIAAQSALEYYGA; encoded by the coding sequence ATGAGCACAGAGGGAAAGAACATCGCATCCGCAGGCGTTTCGCGCCGCTCGTTCCTTATGGGACTGGGCGCGACGGCAGCCGTCGTAGCCGGAAGCGGCCTCGCCGGCTGCGCGCCGCAAAGCACCGCGGCGCCCGCAAGCGCCGAAAGCGGCTCCGATGCCGCAAGCGCCAACAACACGTCGAGCGCAACCGGCGCCCAGAAGCCCGACACCATCCAAGCCGCCGCCGAGACCCCGGCCGAGAAGCAGGAAACCAAGGACGTCGACTTCGTCATCGTGGGCAGCGGCGTGGCCGGCATGAGCGCGGCCGTGGAGGCCTCGCGCGCCGGCGCCAAGGTGGTCGTGCTTGAAAAGCACAACGTGACCGGCGGCGATTCGTCCATCTGCTCCGGCAACTTCTATTGCTGCGGCGCGAAGAAGCAGGACGAGCTGGGCTACACGGACTATGGCACACCCGAGGAGGTGGCGCAGTTCTTCTTCGATCAGTCCGACGGCGACGCGAACATGGACATCTGCCGCCTCGTGGCCGAGGGCGGCGGCGCGGCCATGGATTGGCTGGTGGAGCTGGGCTGCGACTTCGACAAGAAGCCCGGCGACAACGTGTCCGACCGCTCCATGCTGTCGACCACCAGCGGCAAGGGCATCGTGGACAACCTCATCGCCGAAGCCGAGAAGAACGGCGTGGAAATCATGATGGAAACGCGCGCCATCGAAGTGCTCATGGACGGCGGCAAGGCCGCGGGCGTGAAGGCGCGCCAGGGCAAGACCGAGTACACCATCAACGCGAAGGCCGTCATGCTGGCTTCGGGCGGCTTCGACGGCCAGGATTGGGCGAAGGAGCTGTACGCGCCGGGTGCCGTGGGTTGGCACACGTTCAGCAGCCCCAGCAACACGGGCGACGGCATCGAGCTGGCGAAGCAGGCCGGCGCCATGACGCTGCTGAAGGGCGGCCTGTCGCAGATCCACCTGGTGGGCCGCGAACCGCTGCCCCTCAACGACGAGCTGAGCGCGCTGCGCATGGTGAACACGGGCGTGTTCGTCACCGACCTGGGCTATCGTTGCGCGAACGAGTCTATGACCAGCCAGTTCGATTACTTCACGCCGTTCGTGGAAAGCGGCCGCAAGGAATTCACCATCATCTGCGACTCGCAGCAGCCCGACAAGCGCATGGAGCTTATCAAGAAGGGCGTGGAGAAGGGCGTCGTCGACACGGCCGACACCATCGAGGAGCTGGCCGAGGCGGCCGGGCTGCCCTCCTACCCGCTGATGAAGACCATCGAGCGCTATAACGAGCTGTGCGAGGCCGGTGAGGACGCCGACTTCCACAAGAAGCCCGAAGACCTGCAGGCCATCGAGAAGGCGCCGTTCTACGCCATCCAGATCACACCGAACACGAACGACTCGTTCGGCCAGCTGGCCATCAGCACGAAGGCCGAAGTGCTGGACGCCGACCGCAAGCCCGTCCCCGGCCTGTATGCCGGCGGCACGCTGGGCAACGCCGAGCTGTTCTACATGCGCTACGCCGTGAGCGGCTCGTCCATGTGCATGGGCACCGTCACCGGCCGCATCGCCGCCCAGTCGGCTCTGGAGTACTACGGCGCGTAA